A single Mustela lutreola isolate mMusLut2 chromosome X, mMusLut2.pri, whole genome shotgun sequence DNA region contains:
- the ZIC3 gene encoding zinc finger protein ZIC 3 isoform X1 yields MWPYQNGHWAPGDSHSDGKLQPLAPPWGSPGSVQPPPPLADYGSSEISSFARTLAQFSGIACAQNAPPMTMLLDGGPQFPGLGVGSFGAPRHHEMPNREPAGMGLNPFGDSPHAAAAAAAAFKLSPAAAHDLSSGQSSAFTPQGSGYANALGHHHHHHHHHHHAGQVPSYGGAASAAFNSTRDFLFRQRGSGLGEAASGGGQHGLFAGSASSLHAPAGIPEPPGYLLFPGLHEQGAGHPSPTGHVDNNQVHLGLRGELFGRADPYRPVASPRTDPYVAGAQFPNYSPMNMNMGVNVAAHHGPGAFFRYMRQPIKQELSCKWIDEAQLSRPKKSCDRTFSTMHELVTHVTMEHVGGPEQNNHVCYWEECPREGKSFKAKYKLVNHIRVHTGEKPFPCPFPGCGKIFARSENLKIHKRTHTGEKPFKCEFEGCDRRFANSSDRKKHMHVHTSDKPYICKVCDKSYTHPSSLRKHMKVHESQGSDSSPAASSGYESSTPPAIASANSKDTTKTPSAVQTSTSHNPGLPPNFNEWYV; encoded by the exons GAGACTCTCACAGCGACGGAAAGTTGCAGCCCCTGGCACCGCCTTGGGGGTCTCCCGGCAGTGTCCAGCCGCCGCCACCCCTCGCCGACTACGGCTCTTCGGAGATCTCCTCCTTCGCCCGCACTCTCGCTCAGTTCAGCGGTATCGCCTGTGCCCAGAACGCCCCACCCATGACGATGCTCCTGGACGGAGGCCCGCAGTTCCCCGGGCTGGGAGTGGGCAGCTTCGGCGCGCCGCGCCACCACGAGATGCCCAACCGCGAGCCGGCGGGCATGGGGCTGAATCCCTTCGGGGACTCGCCCcacgccgccgccgcagccgccgccgccttcAAGCTGAGCCCCGCCGCGGCTCACGATCTGTCTTCGGGCCAGAGCTCTGCGTTCACGCCGCAGGGCTCGGGTTACGCCAACGCCCTgggccatcaccaccaccaccatcaccaccatcaccacgcCGGTCAGGTGCCCAGCTACGGCGGTGCCGCCTCCGCTGCCTTCAACTCCACGCGCGACTTTCTGTTCCGCCAGCGCGGTTCCGGGCTCGGCGAGGCGGCCTCGGGTGGCGGGCAGCACGGGCTCTTTGCCGGCTCGGCGAGCAGCCTGCACGCTCCAGCAGGCATTCCCGAGCCTCCCGGCTACCTGCTCTTCCCCGGGCTGCATGAGCAGGGCGCCGGACACCCGTCGCCCACAGGGCACGTGGACAACAACCAGGTCCACCTGGGGCTGCGCGGGGAGCTCTTCGGCCGCGCCGACCCGTACCGCCCGGTGGCCAGCCCGCGCACGGACCCCTACGTGGCCGGCGCGCAGTTCCCTAACTACAGCCCCATGAACATGAACATGGGCGTGAACGTGGCGGCCCACCACGGGCCCGGCGCCTTCTTCCGTTATATGCGGCAGCCCATCAAACAGGAGCTGTCGTGCAAGTGGATCGACGAGGCTCAGCTGAGCCGGCCCAAGAAGAGCTGCGACCGGACCTTCAGCACCATGCACGAGCTGGTGACACATGTCACCATGGAGCATGTGGGGGGCCCGGAGCAGAACAACCACGTCTGCTACTGGGAGGAGTGCCCTCGCGAGGGCAAGTCCTTCAAGGCGAAGTACAAACTGGTCAACCACATTCGAGTGCACACGGGCGAGAaacccttcccctgccccttcccgggCTGCGGGAAGATCTTTGCCCGCTCCGAGAACCTCAAGATCCACAAGAGGACCCACACAG GTGAGAAACCGTTCAAATGTGAATTCGAAGGCTGCGACAGACGCTTTGCCAACAGCAGCGACCGCAAgaagcacatgcatgtgcacacctCGGACAAGCCCTATATCTGCAAAGTGTGCGACAAGTCCTACACGCACCCGAGCTCCCTGCGCAAGCACATGAAG GTTCATGAATCTCAAGGGTCAGATTCCTCCCCTGCTGCCAGTTCAGGCTATGAATCTTCCACTCCACCCGCTATAGCTTCTGCAAACAGTAAAGATACCACTAAAACCCCTTCTGCAGTTCAAACTAGCACCAGCCACAACCCCGGACTTCCTCCCAATTTTAACGAATGGTACGTCTGa